A region of the Paenibacillus sp. J23TS9 genome:
AAAGATCGGATGAACGTGAATGCTTTCGAGATCGGCAACCATGAATATCGTTATCAATATTCCACATCACAAATGGATTATGTTTTAGATTTTACCCAGGTAAACATATCGAAAGATAAATACGCTTACGTCAATGAGCATTTGGAAGAGCTGCGGGATAATCATGTTAACCTTTATCAAGGCAAACGAATTACCCTGGAGATATCATTGCTTCAAAAGCCGGAAAAAAACTTCGTCACCATACAGGACACGGAGGGCTATGGCACTTATCAATATTTGAATGATAACGATATTCCCGCCCTGAATAAGGCTGTAGATAAAGAATATGTTAGTTATATTGTTAAAGTAGGAAATATGAAGCTGGAAAAATACTTCATGCCCATTAAAATAGATCAACAAGTGTATATGATGTGCTTGATATCTGATTATCAAATTATGAAAAAGGTGCTCATGGATCAGGTTGTTTACTATGTGTATGCGATCGCTATAGGATCAGCAGTATTCTTGGTCTTATGTACACTTATCCTAAAGGTATTTAATAAGAATAAAGCGCAGGAAATTGCATTCGTACATGATAGTTATGAAAACAGCATGGAAACAATCAACTTAACGCTGAAGCAGCAAAGGCATGACTATAACAACACCATAGCCACGATCCGAGCTTTAGTGACGATGAAGCAATACGAGGGTTTGCATAAATACACTGAGGAATTAATGGATGACACGCTGGAGCTCAATGAACTTCTCCTTATTAATTGTCCTCCTTTAATGGCACTTTTACACACCAAACACAGATTCGCCCATCAGAAAGGTGTCGATTTTTACTACGAGATTTTAGATTTTAATTCAATACCGAATTTTAAGTATAAGACCAATGATTTGGTGAGGGTTTTGAGTAATCTCATTGACAACTCGTTTGATGCGGTTTTGAGAGCGAGCAATTCATCGGATGATTTTGTTCCTCAGATTTCCGTGATTGGTTATCTGGAAGGAGCTTTTTTAATCTTCACCGTGAGAAACAATGGTGACCAAATTCCGGATCATAAGCTAGAGCTAATCATGAAACCGGGATATACATCCAAAAGCAAAGGCTCTGGATTAGGATTATCCATCGTAAACATGATCCTAGATAAAAATAATGGCTATTTGACTTGTGACTCTAGTGAAGAGAGCACGACTTTTAACGCCTATTTTCAGGTTGAGAGACCCAATAATTGTTAACTAATTACGAATTCAAAAATCCCGCCGGGAGTTCCGGGCGGGATTTTACTACTTGCAGTATTTAAAATAAATGATTTTATTAATTAAAAGAAGTTAATGTACAGGACTGGGCCACCAATGCCCACAACCCATAGCATAGGAATTAAATTTATGAGGACCGCCGTACGAGTCTTCCGCTTATGCAGCACCCAGGCTATGATCGAACATGCGATTGCAACCAGTGGATATACGCCAATAATCGTGACCAGAGCGATAGCCCCGCCGCTGACCCCACTGTCAAATCCCATAAATGATATCCCCCAAATAAAGAGCCACGGTAAAACAAACAGCAAATAAATGATTTGGCTGATAATCATAAACGTCTTCATGAATCATCTCCTATGATTTCAAATATTCTAATCTTATCCGCTTTCCTTTATATTATCGCTGCAGAACTGCCAATTTTCTGTCCTACCAGCTTCAAAATATTAGACATAGACGCGGAGTCATGGACATCATAATCATCAATGTTCAAGCGCAGCACCGGACAAGCTTTAAATTCATTAATCCAGACCGAATACCTCTCGTGCATATGTTCCCAATAGGATACCTCTGTCTGAATCTCCATTTCACGCCCGCGTTCATTGATTCGGTTCAGAATGGATGGCAGACTGCCTTCAATATAAATGAGTACATCCGGATGAGGAAAGTACGGCGTCATAACCATAGCTTCAAACAGGCTCGAATACGTTTCATAATCCGTTTGGGTCATCGTTCCTTGATCCGCATGCATTTTAGCAAATATTCCGGTATCCTCATAAATCGAACGGTCCTGAACAAAGCCTCCACCCATTTCGAAAATCTTCTTTTGCTCTTTAAACCGCTCTGCTAGAAAATAGATTTGCAAATGAAAGCTCCAGCGCTCAAAATCATGATAAAACTTTTCCAGATACGGGTTATGGTCAACCTGCTCCAGCGAGGTTTTAAAGCCCAATTGCTCTGCCAGCGCGGCAGTTAATGTCGATTTGCCGACGCCAACGGTCCCTGCTACCGTAATAATTGCATGATCCGGGATATTATATTGATTCATACCATAAGCTCCTTTATATGAGAGGCGATCTCTTCAAAATGTTCTCTGTTCTCTACAAAATCGACGGTGTTCCCGTCAATCGTTATTATTCTTGTGCCTGGTTCACGGATTGCAAGCGATGCCATCGCAGCTTCATAATCTTCGATTAATTGCTGTAAATAATTCTGGTCGATGTCTTCTTCAAA
Encoded here:
- a CDS encoding sensor histidine kinase — translated: MKKQGRTVSISVIFIIIFIFVVTNVAYYFFTQRALIAEGDKRLDTTAEYVKQYLGQVKANHENEIHIVSQQMKTTSSLIVKDIGPNYSDFDQTKIGNLVTDFGIKSLEMIPKKDRMNVNAFEIGNHEYRYQYSTSQMDYVLDFTQVNISKDKYAYVNEHLEELRDNHVNLYQGKRITLEISLLQKPEKNFVTIQDTEGYGTYQYLNDNDIPALNKAVDKEYVSYIVKVGNMKLEKYFMPIKIDQQVYMMCLISDYQIMKKVLMDQVVYYVYAIAIGSAVFLVLCTLILKVFNKNKAQEIAFVHDSYENSMETINLTLKQQRHDYNNTIATIRALVTMKQYEGLHKYTEELMDDTLELNELLLINCPPLMALLHTKHRFAHQKGVDFYYEILDFNSIPNFKYKTNDLVRVLSNLIDNSFDAVLRASNSSDDFVPQISVIGYLEGAFLIFTVRNNGDQIPDHKLELIMKPGYTSKSKGSGLGLSIVNMILDKNNGYLTCDSSEESTTFNAYFQVERPNNC
- a CDS encoding deoxynucleoside kinase: MNQYNIPDHAIITVAGTVGVGKSTLTAALAEQLGFKTSLEQVDHNPYLEKFYHDFERWSFHLQIYFLAERFKEQKKIFEMGGGFVQDRSIYEDTGIFAKMHADQGTMTQTDYETYSSLFEAMVMTPYFPHPDVLIYIEGSLPSILNRINERGREMEIQTEVSYWEHMHERYSVWINEFKACPVLRLNIDDYDVHDSASMSNILKLVGQKIGSSAAII